A single Ignavibacteriales bacterium DNA region contains:
- a CDS encoding glycosidase yields the protein MKNPLIYEINIRLLLRGGNHEWLLDIPASYWEAIRNKGFRYIWLMGVWETCESVVPKHCFQEGLIRSYTKALKDWTKEDVIGSPYAINAYRPSKIIGTMQDLKAFRDLLRSLGMGLILDFVPNHFSADSELIAKHPEYFLEVSEDIYNGEPHTFYRPENGGGKYFAHGRDPFFPAWTDTIQVNFTNPGLREYYRETLTELTEICDGVRCDMAMLALNNVFNNTWGMLLENNDAMPAELWTELISAVKNKRNDFLFIAEAYWDLEWELQQMGFDYTYDKKLLDRLKDSTADKVRDHLKAEEAYQMKSLRFIENHDEERAVTALGKDKSLAAAVIIATIRGMRFFHHGQFQGKKIKLPVQLGREPKEQVNEQVEAFYEQLLGIVHNELFRAGEWQMLECKRVWDNNYSNSNMMAWQWSLDSERALVVVNYSGSTSQCRLPLDVSSYDEQFDLTDVLNNKTYRRYREELLLPGLFVELGPWQSHIFRY from the coding sequence ATGAAGAATCCTTTAATCTATGAGATCAATATCAGGCTGCTCCTCAGAGGGGGAAATCATGAATGGCTGCTTGATATACCTGCTTCTTACTGGGAGGCTATCCGGAATAAAGGATTCAGATATATATGGCTGATGGGGGTCTGGGAAACCTGTGAGTCGGTTGTGCCGAAGCATTGTTTTCAGGAGGGGCTTATCCGCTCTTATACCAAAGCGCTTAAGGACTGGACAAAGGAGGATGTTATCGGTTCTCCCTATGCCATTAATGCATACCGCCCTTCCAAAATCATCGGAACCATGCAGGATCTCAAAGCATTCCGCGATCTGCTCCGCTCCCTGGGAATGGGGCTTATCCTGGATTTTGTGCCGAATCATTTCAGCGCTGACTCCGAACTGATTGCCAAGCATCCGGAATATTTTCTGGAGGTGAGTGAAGATATATATAATGGTGAGCCGCATACTTTTTACCGTCCTGAAAACGGAGGAGGAAAATATTTCGCTCACGGGCGTGATCCCTTCTTCCCCGCGTGGACTGATACCATTCAGGTGAACTTTACAAACCCGGGTCTTCGCGAGTATTACAGAGAGACACTTACTGAACTTACGGAAATCTGTGACGGCGTGCGGTGCGATATGGCAATGCTTGCGCTGAATAATGTTTTTAATAATACCTGGGGCATGCTTCTTGAGAACAATGATGCCATGCCGGCTGAACTCTGGACCGAACTGATATCAGCAGTAAAAAACAAACGGAATGATTTTCTTTTTATTGCCGAGGCCTACTGGGATCTTGAGTGGGAGCTGCAGCAGATGGGGTTTGATTATACCTACGATAAAAAGCTCCTTGACAGGCTGAAAGACAGTACGGCCGACAAGGTTCGTGATCATCTGAAAGCCGAAGAGGCGTATCAGATGAAATCACTCCGCTTCATTGAGAATCATGATGAGGAGAGGGCCGTAACAGCTCTTGGCAAAGATAAATCTCTTGCAGCCGCGGTTATTATCGCAACGATTAGAGGAATGCGCTTTTTTCATCACGGACAGTTTCAGGGAAAAAAAATTAAGCTGCCCGTACAGCTAGGCCGTGAACCAAAAGAGCAGGTTAATGAGCAGGTTGAAGCATTTTACGAACAGCTTCTTGGAATAGTGCATAATGAACTCTTCCGCGCGGGAGAGTGGCAGATGCTTGAATGCAAGCGGGTGTGGGACAATAATTATTCAAACAGCAATATGATGGCCTGGCAGTGGAGTCTTGACAGCGAGCGTGCTCTGGTGGTGGTCAACTACTCAGGTTCAACATCGCAGTGCCGTCTTCCGCTTGACGTGAGCAGTTATGATGAACAGTTTGACCTGACTGATGTGCTGAATAATAAAACATACCGCCGCTACCGTGAAGAACTGTTGCTGCCAGGGTTGTTTGTTGAACTTGGTCCCTGGCAGAGTCATATATTCCGGTATTAA
- a CDS encoding SDR family NAD(P)-dependent oxidoreductase — translation MRYFQNKTILITGASSGIGAEMARQLSRLNCRLFLTARRTELLEQLASELKNSKAEITVFRMDVSEKSSASEAMNTILRISGGIDIAILNAGASVRNTLDSFDISAAENIVKTNLLGVMYGMHQLIPAMMKKGGGVIAAVSSLADARGLPKSSVYIASKAGLTAFLEAARIELMPHNIRVLIVKPGFVTSPMTDKNEFNMPFIMPAEKGARLILEGITKEKRIIQFPLPLIIATRMLKFLPGFLFEFIAKRAVDVAGLKKK, via the coding sequence ATGCGCTATTTTCAAAATAAAACAATTCTCATAACCGGAGCATCATCCGGCATCGGGGCTGAAATGGCCCGCCAGCTTTCACGGCTTAACTGCCGCCTGTTTCTTACTGCCCGCAGAACGGAACTTCTTGAACAGCTCGCATCAGAACTCAAAAACAGCAAAGCTGAAATCACAGTTTTCCGCATGGATGTTTCAGAAAAATCTTCTGCATCAGAAGCAATGAATACTATTCTCAGGATTTCGGGAGGGATAGATATCGCGATTCTGAATGCAGGCGCAAGCGTGCGCAATACCCTTGATAGTTTTGATATATCAGCGGCTGAAAATATCGTGAAAACCAATCTGCTCGGCGTGATGTACGGAATGCATCAGCTTATTCCGGCAATGATGAAGAAGGGAGGCGGAGTAATTGCAGCGGTCTCAAGTCTTGCCGATGCACGCGGGCTGCCAAAAAGCAGCGTATATATAGCAAGCAAAGCGGGACTGACCGCATTCCTCGAAGCAGCACGAATTGAACTGATGCCCCATAATATCAGGGTGCTGATCGTTAAGCCGGGCTTTGTAACCTCTCCGATGACAGACAAAAACGAGTTTAACATGCCCTTCATCATGCCGGCTGAAAAAGGAGCACGGCTTATACTTGAAGGAATTACAAAAGAAAAGCGGATTATTCAGTTCCCACTCCCCTTAATCATTGCCACCAGAATGTTAAAATTTCTTCCTGGCTTTTTATTTGAATTTATTGCAAAACGGGCGGTTGATGTTGCGGGGCTTAAGAAAAAATAA
- a CDS encoding lamin tail domain-containing protein, producing MLRGLRKNNFILLFFFLCVPLQLNAQQDTSLTFSEIMFYGASGNNEFIELFNLSYTQTIDLSGYKIKYAASNSDVIISLLRGSLLRPRSYAVIFEGDYDTLSGIYSHLVPDSVLIMRISDNSFGTSGMANTSDRTLLLLSPGDDTLDIYTYTANNSQARSDEKISLIKSNQPENWENSSVANGTPGFRNSIMPYNVDLHAVWITCTPAQLPSGSEGELRFSAVNKGLNVASDFSLAIYLDANNDSLPQPSELIISEQFSNLIRGDSVQLYHTFLFSDAVPYRFIAAAEITGDEFPQNNRTWLTVTPVTPQYSFNELIINEIMYAPSSPEKEWIEIYNRSGRTINLKKWRIADRTAETSLINTDFLLQPQQFAVISDDSTLLSLYPQSISLLTGNLPSLNNDGDRLLLKDSLGIIIDSVTYFTQWGGGGGRSLERVWYDSASSLPANWKSSEGIYKGTPGLANSAIPKSFDLALAGFNAVTEYSIIGEAAPFTVKISNRGLLNSQSSILEIYHDISQDSIPGSSELILSLPVSPLLPGDSTLITFTVSLISPGLQRFIAVVNYPDDENTLNNRGFASQKFAAPYTNRGDIIINEIMYAPQQDEPEWIEIYNKSAAPLLLSGFMIADGQDTSRLHSAAVLMPDSFMVITRDSSITSFYNHTYPFISAGFPALNNTGDRIMLLDSLAKILDSLDYSPAWGGSDGLSLERISYEGSSADSANWKTAAVRRRATPGLMNSVSQKDFDLKLDSVQITPLFPVKGDTLSVTAFLTNTGRNNMSYDLLIYEDTDNDSLPDLLLGSLSGGALSPQQQGSITAAGVIAGITGKRNLYITVSASSDQDTSDNYEFLSIRGGVPPGDLVINEIMYQPADGEPEWVELYNTSADTIFIDGWKLRDVYTTPAQAVIKSGVSIPPGEYLVLAKDSSLYEYHPVIPSMVTVLNLPTLNNDRDGLSLHDERGVIIDSVFYTGASDGKSLERVSSKAGSLSAANWALSIDRNSSSPGRINSVTPRQNDIAVTSVELITKYPVSGDSLSFAVTLASLGTVPPGPVMIYISAADSTQDYRDSILTSFPPGEDSITIQIWNAAMLGISRMTFTASLAAVDDDIWNNRLSTVVFAGFREKAIVITEIMIHPFDPLQEWVEIYNNSDSVISLDGWKISDYSPTMTIRTISGNYFLTPGEYGVICADSSLSALPWVTGNNYIVLPLPALGNSGDGVFLFDRTGSVIDSVIYTSTWDLEKWYTLERKDISGYSGNRENWYASEIYDGTPGSINSATQNFPSAETKLIINEIMASPSGGMPEYIEFYNPGDSLIRLNYISVNGKRIRRGWELEPGGYFVAATDSSVFKHYSYLLWPMRASVIPSLSLRNDADTLVVSIMNGPTLDSVVYTKEWHNKNYRNTSGLSLEKINPLLQSNAQSSWSTSVSAAGGSPGLENSIFTGITNRQNTLNIAPNPFSPDEDGFEDFTIVSYSLPYESARITVYIYDKNGRKVRTLKEHEPLSGSGEFVFDGRDDSGRPLRIGIYILYLEAADHSAGNTFIHKSAFVIARKL from the coding sequence ATGTTGCGGGGCTTAAGAAAAAATAATTTCATTCTTCTGTTCTTCTTTCTGTGTGTTCCCCTGCAATTAAATGCACAGCAGGATACCTCCCTCACCTTTTCTGAAATTATGTTTTATGGTGCATCGGGGAACAATGAATTCATTGAGCTTTTTAATCTCAGTTATACCCAGACCATTGATCTCTCCGGCTACAAAATAAAATACGCAGCTTCAAACAGTGATGTCATCATCTCTCTGCTGCGCGGCTCTCTTCTCAGACCCCGGAGTTATGCAGTCATCTTTGAAGGAGATTATGACACCCTCAGCGGTATATACAGCCATCTGGTTCCTGATTCAGTTCTCATCATGCGCATAAGCGATAACTCCTTCGGCACTTCCGGCATGGCAAACACTTCCGACCGTACCCTGCTGCTGCTCAGTCCCGGGGATGATACCCTTGATATATATACCTACACCGCGAACAATTCACAGGCGCGCTCTGATGAGAAAATTTCCCTGATAAAAAGCAATCAGCCGGAGAACTGGGAGAACTCCTCCGTGGCTAACGGCACTCCGGGCTTCAGGAACAGCATCATGCCCTACAATGTTGATCTGCACGCGGTTTGGATTACCTGCACTCCGGCGCAGCTGCCTTCCGGCTCAGAGGGGGAACTTCGGTTCTCCGCGGTGAATAAGGGTTTGAATGTGGCGTCTGATTTTTCGCTCGCCATATATCTCGATGCGAATAATGATTCACTCCCGCAGCCCTCAGAGCTGATTATTTCTGAGCAGTTTAGCAATCTCATCCGCGGTGATTCTGTGCAGCTGTATCACACATTTCTTTTTTCTGATGCGGTGCCCTACCGTTTCATTGCAGCAGCAGAAATTACCGGTGATGAGTTTCCACAGAATAACAGAACCTGGCTCACCGTTACTCCGGTCACTCCTCAGTATAGCTTTAACGAGCTGATTATTAATGAAATTATGTATGCCCCTTCTTCACCCGAAAAAGAATGGATTGAGATATATAACCGTTCGGGCAGAACCATTAACCTGAAGAAATGGAGGATTGCAGACAGAACTGCCGAAACTTCGCTTATCAATACTGATTTTCTTCTGCAACCTCAGCAGTTTGCGGTTATTTCAGATGACTCAACCCTGCTTTCTCTTTATCCGCAGTCAATTTCGCTGCTCACCGGCAATCTCCCTTCGCTCAACAATGACGGCGACCGGCTGCTTTTGAAGGACTCACTCGGCATCATCATTGACTCAGTCACCTATTTCACTCAGTGGGGAGGAGGAGGAGGCAGATCACTTGAGCGGGTCTGGTATGATTCCGCTTCTTCATTGCCGGCTAACTGGAAGTCATCCGAAGGTATATACAAAGGTACGCCCGGGCTCGCAAACAGCGCAATCCCAAAATCATTTGATCTGGCCCTTGCCGGTTTTAATGCAGTTACTGAGTATTCAATAATAGGTGAAGCCGCTCCATTCACCGTGAAAATTTCCAACAGGGGTTTGTTGAACTCACAAAGCAGCATTCTTGAGATATATCACGATATTTCGCAAGACTCAATACCCGGCAGCAGTGAGCTGATTCTTTCACTGCCGGTTTCACCATTGCTTCCCGGTGATTCAACGCTTATCACTTTTACCGTTTCTCTCATATCCCCCGGTCTGCAAAGATTTATCGCTGTGGTAAACTATCCGGATGATGAAAACACCCTTAACAACCGCGGTTTTGCTTCTCAAAAATTTGCAGCTCCTTACACAAACCGGGGAGATATAATCATCAACGAGATTATGTATGCTCCTCAGCAGGACGAACCGGAATGGATTGAGATATATAACAAAAGCGCTGCACCCCTCCTCCTCAGCGGATTTATGATTGCCGATGGGCAGGATACCTCACGGCTGCACTCCGCTGCTGTTCTTATGCCTGATTCTTTTATGGTAATAACACGGGACAGCTCCATTACATCATTCTATAACCACACGTATCCTTTTATTTCCGCAGGTTTTCCGGCGCTCAACAACACTGGTGACAGAATTATGCTGCTTGATTCACTTGCAAAAATTCTGGACTCTCTTGATTACTCCCCCGCCTGGGGCGGTTCTGACGGTCTTTCTCTTGAACGAATTTCTTATGAAGGAAGTTCAGCTGATTCAGCTAACTGGAAAACTGCCGCGGTAAGGAGAAGAGCAACACCCGGTCTTATGAACTCTGTATCACAGAAAGACTTTGACCTGAAACTTGATTCAGTACAGATAACACCTCTCTTTCCGGTAAAGGGAGATACTCTCAGCGTTACTGCATTTCTCACCAATACGGGGAGAAACAACATGAGCTACGATCTGCTGATTTATGAAGACACTGATAATGATTCTCTCCCCGATTTACTCCTTGGTTCACTTTCCGGCGGAGCATTGTCACCGCAGCAGCAGGGTTCAATAACCGCCGCCGGGGTGATTGCCGGCATCACCGGCAAACGGAATTTATATATAACAGTCAGTGCTTCGTCAGATCAGGATACTTCCGATAATTATGAATTCCTCAGCATTCGCGGCGGCGTACCCCCCGGTGATCTGGTAATCAACGAAATTATGTATCAGCCGGCGGATGGTGAACCTGAATGGGTTGAGTTATATAATACTTCCGCTGATACAATATTTATTGACGGCTGGAAACTCCGCGATGTTTACACAACTCCGGCACAGGCAGTTATAAAAAGCGGAGTATCTATTCCCCCGGGAGAATATCTTGTGCTGGCAAAAGACTCATCTCTGTATGAGTATCACCCGGTAATTCCGTCCATGGTCACAGTGCTTAATCTTCCCACATTGAATAATGACCGGGATGGTCTTTCTCTTCATGATGAGAGGGGTGTAATCATTGATTCAGTTTTTTATACCGGAGCGTCTGACGGTAAGTCACTTGAGAGAGTCAGCAGTAAAGCCGGTTCACTTTCTGCGGCTAACTGGGCTCTTTCAATCGACCGGAACAGCAGTTCCCCCGGCAGAATTAACAGCGTCACACCCCGGCAAAACGACATCGCTGTTACGTCTGTTGAACTCATCACAAAATATCCGGTCTCCGGCGATTCCCTTTCCTTTGCGGTAACGCTTGCCAGTCTTGGTACGGTTCCCCCTGGCCCGGTGATGATATATATCAGTGCGGCAGACAGCACGCAGGATTACCGCGACTCAATCCTTACATCATTTCCTCCGGGTGAAGATAGCATCACCATCCAGATATGGAATGCCGCAATGCTTGGGATAAGCAGGATGACATTCACCGCTTCACTTGCAGCAGTGGACGATGATATCTGGAATAATCGGCTTTCAACAGTCGTATTCGCTGGTTTCAGGGAAAAAGCTATAGTGATCACTGAGATTATGATTCATCCTTTTGACCCCCTGCAGGAGTGGGTTGAGATATATAACAACAGCGATTCAGTCATCAGTCTTGACGGCTGGAAAATCAGTGATTACTCCCCGACGATGACCATACGCACTATCTCCGGTAATTATTTTCTGACTCCGGGTGAATATGGAGTTATCTGCGCTGATTCATCTTTATCAGCACTCCCATGGGTTACTGGCAATAATTATATCGTTCTCCCCCTTCCCGCTCTGGGAAACAGCGGAGACGGTGTTTTTCTTTTTGACAGGACCGGCTCTGTAATAGACAGTGTTATATATACTTCCACCTGGGATCTGGAAAAGTGGTACACCCTTGAAAGAAAAGACATCAGCGGATATTCCGGCAACAGAGAAAACTGGTACGCCTCCGAAATCTATGACGGAACTCCGGGTAGTATAAACAGCGCAACCCAAAATTTCCCCTCGGCTGAAACAAAACTTATTATCAATGAAATTATGGCCTCTCCCTCAGGCGGGATGCCGGAGTATATAGAGTTCTATAATCCTGGTGACTCCCTCATCCGCCTCAATTATATTTCTGTTAATGGCAAGCGGATAAGAAGAGGGTGGGAGCTTGAGCCGGGCGGTTATTTTGTTGCAGCAACTGACAGTTCTGTCTTTAAACACTATTCATATCTTCTCTGGCCGATGCGGGCGTCTGTAATACCTTCCCTTTCGCTCCGTAATGATGCAGATACTCTCGTTGTATCTATTATGAACGGGCCAACGCTGGATTCCGTTGTATATACCAAAGAATGGCACAATAAAAATTACCGCAACACCTCAGGTCTCTCGCTTGAGAAAATCAATCCGTTGCTTCAGTCAAACGCCCAATCAAGCTGGAGCACTTCCGTTTCTGCTGCGGGGGGCTCTCCCGGATTAGAGAATAGTATCTTCACTGGCATTACCAATAGACAAAACACTCTTAACATTGCCCCAAATCCTTTCTCTCCGGATGAAGACGGATTTGAAGATTTCACCATCGTCAGTTATTCACTTCCGTATGAGTCAGCCCGTATTACTGTATATATTTATGACAAAAACGGAAGAAAAGTCCGAACGCTTAAAGAACATGAACCTCTCAGCGGGAGCGGGGAGTTTGTCTTTGACGGAAGAGATGACTCCGGAAGACCGCTCCGGATTGGCATCTACATCCTTTATCTTGAGGCCGCTGATCACTCTGCCGGTAACACATTTATTCATAAATCAGCTTTTGTTATCGCCCGTAAACTTTAA
- a CDS encoding glucose-6-phosphate isomerase translates to MNKISYVLNDTIQQAVQKTADEFSKNSVVKRIWGKDFSVWKSSKEDDVELSNRLGWLHLPSENLSKAADISFFADEVAQEFEHVLLLGMGGSSLAPEVFAKTFGSKKKYPTLSIVDSTHPAVIQEILDKHELEKVLFVVASKSGGTAETMSFYHTFFENVSNQNPLPGLQFIALTDPGSGLEQLAKEKGFRKIFSTPPEVGGRYSALTEFGMVPAGLTGMDVERFLKFAGQMEKACQEENPHENPGVMPGIVIGEAAKQGADKLTFFASPSLASFPQWIEQLVAESTGKEGVGILPVADEPFTSDESYGKDRVFVFLRLENDDNEQLDAVKKSLLEKKHNIITIELGDIYTLAQEFYRWEMATAVAGAVLQINPFDQPNVQLAKTLANESLAAYKASGSFPEEKPAFTEEGIEIYCDTKKTVLQKALADFFTSQLEGKFVSLLGFIPYDEKTDKLLAQIRTKIKDKYHCTTTSGYGPRFLHSTGQLHKGGKNNGLFLQITGAIDHDVEVPGQGYTFGVLVTAQAQGDLQALRNKHRKVMRIHCTNGIHNALEYLLSKI, encoded by the coding sequence ATGAATAAGATTTCCTATGTCCTGAACGATACGATTCAGCAGGCAGTTCAGAAGACAGCAGATGAATTTTCGAAAAACAGCGTGGTAAAAAGAATCTGGGGAAAAGATTTTAGTGTCTGGAAAAGCAGCAAAGAAGATGATGTTGAACTGAGTAACAGGCTCGGGTGGCTTCATCTCCCGTCAGAAAATTTAAGCAAAGCCGCGGATATCAGTTTTTTTGCGGATGAAGTGGCCCAGGAATTTGAACATGTGCTCCTCCTCGGAATGGGGGGCAGCAGTCTGGCACCGGAAGTATTCGCCAAAACCTTCGGTTCAAAGAAAAAGTACCCCACACTTTCCATAGTTGACAGTACCCACCCGGCGGTGATTCAGGAAATTTTGGATAAACACGAGCTCGAGAAAGTGCTCTTTGTGGTGGCCAGCAAGTCAGGCGGAACGGCTGAAACCATGTCATTTTACCACACATTTTTTGAGAATGTCTCAAATCAGAATCCGCTGCCGGGTCTGCAGTTTATTGCCCTTACCGACCCGGGCTCAGGGTTAGAGCAGCTTGCAAAAGAAAAAGGATTCAGAAAAATTTTTAGCACTCCTCCGGAAGTAGGGGGAAGATACTCAGCATTAACGGAGTTCGGCATGGTACCAGCCGGGCTTACCGGGATGGATGTTGAGCGGTTCCTTAAATTTGCCGGACAGATGGAAAAAGCATGCCAGGAAGAAAATCCGCATGAAAATCCCGGAGTAATGCCCGGAATTGTCATCGGTGAGGCCGCCAAACAGGGAGCCGATAAACTCACCTTTTTTGCTTCTCCCTCGCTGGCATCATTTCCGCAGTGGATTGAGCAGCTTGTTGCCGAGAGCACCGGTAAGGAGGGAGTTGGTATTCTTCCGGTTGCTGACGAGCCCTTCACCTCAGATGAGTCTTACGGCAAAGACCGGGTATTTGTTTTCCTCCGTCTGGAAAATGATGACAATGAGCAGCTGGACGCGGTAAAAAAATCACTGCTTGAAAAAAAGCATAACATCATCACCATTGAGCTGGGTGATATATATACCCTTGCGCAGGAGTTCTACCGGTGGGAAATGGCAACCGCGGTGGCGGGCGCCGTGTTGCAGATTAATCCCTTTGACCAGCCGAATGTGCAGCTTGCAAAAACACTTGCGAATGAAAGTCTGGCGGCATATAAAGCAAGCGGATCTTTTCCGGAAGAAAAACCGGCATTTACTGAAGAAGGCATTGAGATTTACTGTGATACAAAAAAGACGGTGCTGCAGAAAGCTCTTGCTGATTTCTTTACTTCTCAGCTTGAAGGAAAGTTTGTTTCACTGCTCGGGTTTATTCCTTATGATGAAAAGACGGATAAACTCCTGGCGCAGATCCGCACAAAGATTAAAGATAAATATCACTGCACAACCACATCCGGCTACGGACCGCGCTTCCTTCACTCAACCGGGCAGCTTCATAAAGGAGGAAAGAATAACGGGCTCTTCCTTCAGATTACCGGTGCGATTGACCATGATGTTGAAGTCCCCGGACAGGGATATACCTTCGGCGTGCTGGTAACGGCACAGGCGCAGGGTGATCTGCAGGCGCTCAGAAACAAGCACCGGAAAGTAATGCGCATTCACTGTACCAACGGCATCCATAACGCACTGGAATATCTGCTGTCAAAAATCTGA
- a CDS encoding T9SS type A sorting domain-containing protein — MKTPPNLFRLLLLTGFLTTGLLPQQNYNANPDSAKEKPTQYRRTIELNKNYQSYEEKYRGEDLEKVKSSQFPLSGTGVWTELNPKVPRVTYFGIHFFNKDTGWAVGDLGALIKTTDGGLSWKVIQTNTTKPLLKVRSYNGQIVIATGYDGLILRSTDGGETFVHILSRLGTMFDLWGLELINDTVGWACGATALLKTTDGGENWQRVSTPGYTGNLWWIDFLNEQYGFVAADGKVLRTTDGGNNWEVLQAGDNRPLYSIDVIDSQHIAAAGYGGTNFRGKNIYSSDGGNTWADGAPLTFEAVNDIKYTDRDTGYLVMDEVGFYKTTNRGQSWAHVTNAIGEYELSIVSHKIGYSAGNSLKIYKAEGNLESWRKLILNEDFADVFFINEYKGFVLGKILYRTTNGGVSWESNGPGGSCVLFVDSLTGFIGNPGAIWKTTDGGENWYITNGSNGASVIFFINHETGWATRNNIIFKTTNGGENWFAQFSALSSIRFSGIHFADSLYGWTANLGGRPYKTIDGGNNWIQQTNLDIWASLDIFIKSYLSGFILESNKLYKTTNGGTSFNLIPDITGFSVAAKFSTYSDNIIFITGYKSYRSINGGLSWLTFNELTGIKISKLSLQSPGIGYAVGELGLVLRYYDEALPVELTDFTGRIKENFVLLSWVTASESNNRGFLVQRRRKADKNWIDLGFIGGAGTSLSENHYRFMDELSQVGKYKYRLKQFDFNGQYQYSDEIETEYNGKFRFDLKQNFPNPFNSMTNINFTLQEKTLVKLILYDITGTEINEILNEELESGYYSIQLNSEGLSSGIYFYKIITNSSFTSIKKLTIIK; from the coding sequence ATGAAAACACCACCTAACCTCTTCCGGCTGCTGCTGCTGACAGGTTTCCTAACCACGGGTTTACTCCCGCAACAGAATTATAATGCCAACCCTGACTCTGCAAAAGAAAAACCCACCCAATACAGGCGCACCATTGAGCTCAATAAAAATTACCAGAGCTATGAAGAAAAATACCGCGGCGAGGACCTTGAGAAAGTAAAGAGCAGCCAGTTCCCCTTGAGCGGAACCGGTGTCTGGACAGAGCTGAACCCAAAAGTGCCGAGAGTAACCTATTTTGGAATTCACTTTTTTAACAAAGATACCGGCTGGGCTGTGGGAGATTTAGGAGCACTGATTAAAACCACAGACGGCGGGCTTAGCTGGAAAGTAATCCAGACAAATACCACAAAACCGCTGCTTAAAGTAAGAAGTTATAACGGACAGATAGTTATAGCCACCGGCTATGACGGGCTTATTCTCCGCTCAACTGATGGGGGTGAGACATTTGTTCATATCCTGAGCCGGCTGGGAACCATGTTTGACCTCTGGGGCTTAGAACTGATTAACGACACCGTGGGATGGGCCTGCGGGGCAACCGCGCTTCTTAAAACCACCGACGGCGGAGAAAACTGGCAGAGAGTAAGCACCCCCGGATATACCGGAAATTTATGGTGGATTGATTTCCTTAACGAACAGTATGGATTTGTAGCCGCGGACGGAAAAGTCTTACGAACCACAGACGGGGGAAACAATTGGGAAGTACTGCAAGCCGGAGACAACCGCCCTTTATACAGCATAGATGTAATAGACAGCCAGCATATTGCAGCAGCCGGATACGGGGGTACAAATTTCCGAGGCAAAAACATATACAGCAGCGATGGAGGAAACACCTGGGCAGACGGGGCTCCGTTAACCTTTGAAGCGGTAAATGATATTAAATATACAGACCGGGATACCGGTTATCTGGTGATGGACGAAGTTGGCTTTTATAAAACAACAAACCGGGGGCAGAGCTGGGCTCATGTAACAAACGCTATCGGTGAATATGAATTATCAATAGTCAGTCACAAGATTGGTTATAGTGCGGGGAACTCACTTAAAATATATAAAGCCGAAGGAAACTTAGAAAGCTGGAGGAAGCTTATTCTGAACGAAGACTTCGCTGATGTGTTTTTTATAAATGAGTATAAGGGGTTTGTTTTAGGAAAAATTTTGTATAGAACAACTAATGGGGGAGTAAGCTGGGAGTCAAATGGACCGGGTGGTAGTTGTGTGCTTTTTGTTGACAGTCTTACTGGGTTCATTGGAAATCCGGGAGCTATATGGAAAACGACTGATGGCGGGGAGAATTGGTATATAACAAATGGTTCAAATGGAGCAAGTGTAATATTTTTTATAAACCATGAGACCGGCTGGGCTACTCGTAACAATATTATTTTTAAAACTACAAATGGCGGAGAAAATTGGTTTGCTCAGTTTTCCGCTTTGTCAAGTATAAGATTTTCGGGAATTCATTTTGCGGATTCTTTATATGGCTGGACTGCAAATCTTGGAGGAAGACCTTACAAGACCATTGATGGCGGAAATAATTGGATACAGCAAACTAATTTAGATATTTGGGCAAGTTTAGATATTTTTATTAAAAGTTATTTATCGGGGTTTATTTTAGAAAGCAACAAACTTTATAAAACAACAAATGGAGGTACTAGTTTCAACCTTATCCCTGATATTACGGGGTTTAGTGTTGCAGCAAAATTTAGCACCTACAGCGATAACATAATTTTCATCACTGGATACAAATCGTACCGTTCTATAAATGGCGGTTTAAGTTGGTTGACTTTTAATGAATTAACTGGGATAAAAATAAGTAAACTTAGTTTGCAAAGTCCAGGCATAGGTTATGCGGTTGGTGAATTGGGACTGGTCTTGAGGTATTATGATGAGGCATTGCCTGTTGAGCTGACTGATTTTACAGGAAGGATCAAAGAGAATTTTGTTTTGCTGAGTTGGGTAACTGCAAGTGAGTCAAACAACAGAGGGTTTCTTGTCCAGAGAAGGAGGAAAGCAGATAAGAATTGGATTGATTTGGGCTTTATTGGAGGAGCAGGAACTTCTCTATCAGAAAATCATTACCGTTTCATGGATGAATTATCTCAGGTTGGTAAATATAAATATCGCCTTAAACAGTTTGATTTTAATGGTCAATATCAATATAGCGATGAGATTGAAACAGAGTACAATGGCAAATTCAGATTTGATCTCAAACAAAATTTTCCTAACCCATTTAATTCCATGACAAACATCAATTTTACATTACAAGAGAAAACACTCGTAAAGTTAATATTGTATGATATAACAGGAACAGAAATAAATGAGATACTAAACGAAGAATTGGAATCGGGATATTATTCGATTCAATTAAATTCAGAAGGTCTTAGTTCGGGTATATATTTTTATAAGATTATTACCAACAGCAGCTTTACTTCGATAAAAAAACTAACAATAATAAAATAG